The Odocoileus virginianus isolate 20LAN1187 ecotype Illinois chromosome 13, Ovbor_1.2, whole genome shotgun sequence genome includes the window AAGGTTAAAGGACAACCCCAGACCATGATATCACAAGGCTCTCTGCCGACCGGTCCCACTGAGTGTGCCTCAGGGAGCCTGTGTCTCTGATGCTAGCTGTCCGTACAGTGCCTGACTTTGTTTGCGACAACAAAGGGATCAAAGATTTGAGATGGAGAAGGAACAGGACACAGCCTCCCAAAGCAAAATCAAACAAGGAAAAATAGTCACAATTGTATCGGGAGAAGTAAAATTCTAGGTTGAAACTtgacattagaaaatatttttcttcagttagTCAAAGGGATATTAAAGGGAAAAAGATCAATGTTTCTCAGATCTTGCCagtatctatttctcctttctcatAGAAACAGTAGATTTAAAGAttatcacatacacacaaacacacatggcTGCTTTTAATTACAGAAACTTCAAATTTTAGGGACAGACGTGCCATGCTTTCCTATAAGGTTTAAGTGTATCTGGCTCCACATTGTAGAGCCAACGGCAAAGCAGAAAGACATAAAGAACAAGGTACAATTCAAACGACTTCAGACAAACATGAGTGGTAGGAAACATTACATAAAAAACACTAggtatttatagatttttttgctTAAAAGGATTACATGGGAAATTTTAGgtagaagaaagatttttaagtaTCCCATGTTTTCATGGCAGATAAAAATGCAGAGACCCATgtaataatcagaaaaaattatataagatGTTCTTCCACGTAATATCATGGATTAATGATTTTGGTGGGTCACATCACAGCCTTATTAAATATAACGGACATCTTCAATACACCATACATTCAAGGTCTTTCTGCATCAGCAAGCGGCTGAGAATAACTGAAGGCTGAAAAAACATAATCCTCTTTATCTACTTAAACCCTTCTTCATAAATGCCTTAGACAGCTAGACCCTTCAAGGTCCATGGAGTAATAGAGTTGACTAAATTGGTGCTTTTATACCTGAAAACGTTTAATCTAAGAGTCTGTTAGCATACAGAGGGGAAACATCATATTTTGAGATAATTCAACTAGGTTCATCATTACCTTCCCTTTGAttctattttaaagagaaagagcaacagaaatccccactcccacctaaACCTTACCCCCAACACAAATGATGATATCCTCAAACATGCTGAGAGGAGCTCGAAACTAGGAAAAGATGAAGCTCAGCTGCTGAGGGGCGGCAACAGAAGGCAGGATCTTACCTGATGTGGCCAATCAGTTCAATAAGCTTGTGACTGAAAAAATAAGCCGTCAGCTCAGACACGTGGCTCAGGACGGAACAGACCCCAAAGAGAGTTGTTGTTCCGTTCAGGTCCTCCAAATGCCAGTAGAGAAAGGTGAACACGAAGCCATACCCAAAACCCATAAACCAAGCCACGAAGAGCACGGAGCCGTACTGCACGCTGCAAAGCAGCCTGATCAAGTCCCAGAAGCTGAAGGCCCGCGAGTGGCTGGTGGCGGTCGGTGTCTCCTCAGACGACTCCGTGGAGCTGTTCCTCTCCACCTGCGGGATCTCCACCTCCTTCCCTTTACTGTCACTGTTTTTGAAGTGGCTGTAGCGGAATCGGAACTGGGTAGCAACAATCAAGGCCATGGTCATGAGAACCCCAAAGACGAAGAAGACGATCTGGTAGTTCCGGTACTCGGGCGGCTTACAGCCCTTCCCTTCGATGAGCACGTCCACGTGGGTGTAGTCGATGCCGATGCCCACAGACAGCATGGCCAGGCCCCAGCCCAGGGAGCCCCACATGCGTTGCAGTCCATAGCGGTCTCTGTGCTTTCCCAGATACTGGAGTGTTACTGTGTCCACAATTGTGACGGAGGAGGCACTGAAAAATTCTCCTATTATGACAACTACCAAGATCACCAGGAATATAGCTTCCACTTCTTGTTGATCATAAACAAGGGTGACTTGGTCAGAAGGTACCGACTTGGTGGTAGTGGCCGCGGAAGTGGTCGTCTCCCTGGATGCATTTCCTGGAGGGGCAGCGGAGgttgcagtgcttgggtgcaAGGTCACAGTATGGTCAGTAGCTTCATCAGTCTGAGGCTGCAGGGTGGGTGCACTGGTCTTGTTTGGAGCTGTCGAGAAGATGACAGTTTCTGTGACATTGGGCCCCGCTTCTGACATCACTGGCCCATCATAAGCAAGCAGGTGCCTTTTCTCATGAATTCTTGGGGAGGTGGTGATGAAAGAGACAATGGAGGAGTTCGTCGGCAGGACAGTGAACGGGTGACTTGAATTGGTGGGATGAGCTGCCGGGGGGATCTTTGGTACACATCGCAAGGTAGCGGGTTTGACAAATCCGATGCCCAGGTTGAATAAAACCcaacacaaaagagaaaagaggaggacgattttgccttttttaaagcGATCTGCAACTACACCCCAAAACGGGGCACTGCAGAATTCAATGAAGTATCGAATACCTACCAGCAGGCCACTCTGGCTGGGTGACATTCCCAGCTGCTTGTAATACACAGGCAAAAGGGGGTAGAGAGAGCCATAtgcagagtaaaagaaaaaataaaagaccttgGAAATGAGAAGATCATTGTTTATTTTAACGCAGTGTTTCTCTATCCAGTCTATTTCCTCCTCAGGAATAGCAGCTGTTTCAGATGGGGACGGTGTTTCATTTGAAGGTGGTTCTGGTTCCCTGGAAATACCATTAAAAGGATCGGCAAGcacatattttctcttctgttcctcttCATCGTCGGTTAAGATGGCAACTTTATCATCTGTCGCCATGGCTTATCACCACCATCAGAAAGTTGACGACCTTCAAAATTTTGGCTGTTGATCtgtaaagtgaaatttaaaagagAGCTTAGtataaaaatgataacatttaaACATAAGAGTTTCATCTTGTAGGAAATGGAGGAGTTTCAAACtacaactaaaaataataattgtgagAGAGAACCATCACCATTCACTTGCAGTCATACAATAATGATAAGGAGAAATAACTTTACAAAAATCAAGTGCTCTCTCTGTGGCCACTGACTGGCTATAATTACATCTTCTAATGGTTCATTCTTCTGGTTCATTCTCAAtcttttcactgattcctagggAAAATGTACAAATAATAGGGATTACATCTAAACCAAATAGAGGGTAAACAGTATTTACACTTTCTTGGTTTTACTTTTCAAACAAATCCACTGCACTGTGAAGTCTAGAATGCTTAGAAAATAAAGGGAGCTAAAACCATTTCAGtttctaggaaaaaaacagaactaaGCCCTTAACCACAACTACAAATGTGATGAGAAAAGGGGACCCAATTTGCACATTTGCATCTACAGTTGGTCACTACAGCCATAACAATGATATCATGATAAGGAAGTAGTCTTTACGCTGCTTATATTACATACATTTTCCAGATGTGCTTTCGTAGGCTGTAGtttaagaaaatgtcaaaaaaataGCAGATACCATTTACTGGGTACATACTCTGCCCCAGACAACACTGAAAGATCTTTAAATGTGTTAATTCATATTCATCACAATATCTCTACTGtctcctccattttacagatgagataaAATGAGGTGTAGTGAGTTTAAATAACTCACATGTGCACAGCAAGGATTTGAACCCCAATATTATGATTTTAGGCTTCCCAcatggttcagtgataaagaatccacctgccaatgcaggagacacaggttcaatccctggatcaggaagaggccctggagaaggaaatggcaatccacttcagttttcta containing:
- the MFSD6 gene encoding major facilitator superfamily domain-containing protein 6 isoform X3, encoding MATDDKVAILTDDEEEQKRKYVLADPFNGISREPEPPSNETPSPSETAAIPEEEIDWIEKHCVKINNDLLISKVFYFFFYSAYGSLYPLLPVYYKQLGMSPSQSGLLVGIRYFIEFCSAPFWGVVADRFKKGKIVLLFSLLCWVLFNLGIGFVKPATLRCVPKIPPAAHPTNSSHPFTVLPTNSSIVSFITTSPRIHEKRHLLAYDGPVMSEAGPNVTETVIFSTAPNKTSAPTLQPQTDEATDHTVTLHPSTATSAAPPGNASRETTTSAATTTKSVPSDQVTLVYDQQEVEAIFLVILVVVIIGEFFSASSVTIVDTVTLQYLGKHRDRYGLQRMWGSLGWGLAMLSVGIGIDYTHVDVLIEGKGCKPPEYRNYQIVFFVFGVLMTMALIVATQFRFRYSHFKNSDSKGKEVEIPQVERNSSTESSEETPTATSHSRAFSFWDLIRLLCSVQYGSVLFVAWFMGFGYGFVFTFLYWHLEDLNGTTTLFGVCSVLSHVSELTAYFFSHKLIELIGHIRVLYIGLACNTARYIYISYLENAWTVLPMEVLQGVTHAAIWAACISYLSAAVPPELRTSAQGILQGLHLGLGRGCGAMIGGVLVNFFGAAATFRGIGMACLVILLLFALIQWLAVPDEEEDKTMLAERIPVPSSPVPIATIDLVQQQTEDVMPRTEPRLPPKKTKHQEEQEDVNKPAWGVSSSPWVTFVYALYQIKEMMQLTRDNRASETQPLQLHIGKEMKGDQ
- the MFSD6 gene encoding major facilitator superfamily domain-containing protein 6 isoform X1, coding for MATDDKVAILTDDEEEQKRKYVLADPFNGISREPEPPSNETPSPSETAAIPEEEIDWIEKHCVKINNDLLISKVFYFFFYSAYGSLYPLLPVYYKQLGMSPSQSGLLVGIRYFIEFCSAPFWGVVADRFKKGKIVLLFSLLCWVLFNLGIGFVKPATLRCVPKIPPAAHPTNSSHPFTVLPTNSSIVSFITTSPRIHEKRHLLAYDGPVMSEAGPNVTETVIFSTAPNKTSAPTLQPQTDEATDHTVTLHPSTATSAAPPGNASRETTTSAATTTKSVPSDQVTLVYDQQEVEAIFLVILVVVIIGEFFSASSVTIVDTVTLQYLGKHRDRYGLQRMWGSLGWGLAMLSVGIGIDYTHVDVLIEGKGCKPPEYRNYQIVFFVFGVLMTMALIVATQFRFRYSHFKNSDSKGKEVEIPQVERNSSTESSEETPTATSHSRAFSFWDLIRLLCSVQYGSVLFVAWFMGFGYGFVFTFLYWHLEDLNGTTTLFGVCSVLSHVSELTAYFFSHKLIELIGHIRVLYIGLACNTARYIYISYLENAWTVLPMEVLQGVTHAAIWAACISYLSAAVPPELRTSAQGILQGLHLGLGRGCGAMIGGVLVNFFGAAATFRGIGMACLVILLLFALIQWLAVPDEEEDKTMLAERIPVPSSPVPIATIDLVQQQTEDVMPRTEPRLPPKKTKHQEEQEDVNKPAWGVSSSPWVTFVYALYQIKEMMQLTRDNRASETQPLQGTSENQKNSPAGGAQPGPCEAPPDPPRSQPSPPAAASQTQSSPAHPSVDPRTEESGDRQAPPAAGGH
- the MFSD6 gene encoding major facilitator superfamily domain-containing protein 6 isoform X2, which codes for MATDDKVAILTDDEEEQKRKYVLADPFNGISREPEPPSNETPSPSETAAIPEEEIDWIEKHCVKINNDLLISKVFYFFFYSAYGSLYPLLPVYYKQLGMSPSQSGLLVGIRYFIEFCSAPFWGVVADRFKKGKIVLLFSLLCWVLFNLGIGFVKPATLRCVPKIPPAAHPTNSSHPFTVLPTNSSIVSFITTSPRIHEKRHLLAYDGPVMSEAGPNVTETVIFSTAPNKTSAPTLQPQTDEATDHTVTLHPSTATSAAPPGNASRETTTSAATTTKSVPSDQVTLVYDQQEVEAIFLVILVVVIIGEFFSASSVTIVDTVTLQYLGKHRDRYGLQRMWGSLGWGLAMLSVGIGIDYTHVDVLIEGKGCKPPEYRNYQIVFFVFGVLMTMALIVATQFRFRYSHFKNSDSKGKEVEIPQVERNSSTESSEETPTATSHSRAFSFWDLIRLLCSVQYGSVLFVAWFMGFGYGFVFTFLYWHLEDLNGTTTLFGVCSVLSHVSELTAYFFSHKLIELIGHIRVLYIGLACNTARYIYISYLENAWTVLPMEVLQGVTHAAIWAACISYLSAAVPPELRTSAQGILQGLHLGLGRGCGAMIGGVLVNFFGAAATFRGIGMACLVILLLFALIQWLAVPDEEEDKTMLAERIPVPSSPVPIATIDLVQQQTEDVMPRTEPRLPPKKTKHQEEQEDVNKPAWGVSSSPWVTFVYALYQIKEMMQLTRDNRASETQPLQCLCFSCGFGSCT